Proteins found in one Sorghum bicolor cultivar BTx623 chromosome 1, Sorghum_bicolor_NCBIv3, whole genome shotgun sequence genomic segment:
- the LOC8060503 gene encoding serine/threonine-protein kinase SMG1, with translation MQNPRPSYAHHQLQQHLSSLLSAAAGDPPHTSDDASRTTALSNLRLSFLHPPNRPLLPALAPFLAPPLSVLLADDASYAVRRAAVSAYAALCAVLCSHEAPGGLPDGFVAWALPLLGDPSSAALVAEGLRELLATGDVAPVERFVPPLLAACRDVLEDERTSLAVLRCLLSLLMLVAAKFPHCFRPQFVDIMDLLLGWAFVPDLADADRSMIIDSFPQFQWHWLGNLQFSLGLLPKFLTDMEVLVHDPNLAASHNSGRLRPPFACFSTLLQIMASGVAERNNLRELVAGPLEGLAPQLLRCASVIASNLGWSERMEEASKCLVLLAEILQEKFAEFYVHFVDVLAQSLEVASSAQLVAALKTNLQVLSLQNLGLRAASVGALLDFSSILSKLRLHPNHTVVANSAATYLFCLQHGLEDVVDQAIASLMNELELIKSLLEEGHVSYPDIHSLSLESNSERKNKSNSGAHCWAQYSEDQLLSLMKFDLKILLVTIALDTKKRNERTTNLISFISEKLDPFSAPFHNFLEMQFQIFSTLHKLSNMELSSNMPASEPSERGSGGCETQPVVAEKKISCECKKKFVHKYGKYIVQGLNASSSLTLKLEALDWIGSFEKLIHGLEKDVDKLSFSYDVIWDATLSNGILFAVLDCAYDREPKVRCHVAITLELLFLGRLINPMNFYVVTQVLLDKLSDPDSNVKDAFLRLFSVTLPITTYAFGLFADKCNYLNSSDVGNMSNHCMNWRNVLAVKQQPRKLHWQQLVSVLSYLSLRLKLPLSSWVQRLVFSYRGKKDMLSGQTDMFGDADGNELLKGPGVDRNTIDRMYSVNNHAAVWWGIHEAARHCINLRLRTHLGGPTQTFAALERMLLDVTNVLTLEAKEGEGRYIGPADICLLPMRLLLDFVEALKKYAYNAYEGSFVLSPPPKASSVFFHANKRVCEEWFSRICDPMLNAGLAMHCSDAVIHYCSLRLVDLRNLAASSLRGNSHTGGAIESHHAFRERLEADVLKVLRHASLALCRCHETDALVGLQKWAASTFYSYFEQDNQLVRGVSDRDNHFSWISGLIYQSQGQYEKAAAHYSHLLQSEEALASMKSDGIQYIIERVIECYTSLSDWKCLESWLAELQVLRSVHAGKPYSGALTSAGNELNAIHAMACFDEGDFHSAWGYLDLTPKSSSELTLDPKVALERSELMLLRGMLQSNSKSEGVKEELDKAKLMLNEALSVVPLNGLPEAAACAGQLHCIFAFEEASGLTCGNGPNQLQSIMDSLLKALHDPVDEMHQDCSMWLKVFKVYRHTQPSSLSTLLLCQKLASLSRKQSNFMLAARLNQYLIDHPLKSSEEMDKEILELNIKYEGALLKHEKGNNEEALSDLWSLVRASILSTVSCSSGIGTSHSLVARACLKLSTWMEQENSTPTLNSIISKVIKDFSDSDCFQEKLLSGDSVSVSTLDYHALAQEIIGTARKISWQLCPSMGKAWLAYASWCFAHASYSLSGTDSNLQNSLSPVLQYELSPDRYQLTDDEKSKVGEIIRSICADKHANHVGCEYPVTPGCCNSAPEYPISLLTEQAISLIETAAGAPGFEAREGDDPSAVLASELVVLCKCDSGKDTAPLIGMLTEIWRSLRKRRVSLFGHAAHAYFQYLSHSSTELQSSYHHDALKGKRRSYTMRAMLYLLHVMLNYGVELKETLESGLSTVPLLPWQEIIPQLFARLSSHPEKIVRELLESILLKLGKLSPCSIVYPTLVDISACEGEPSEELQRISDFLVKLYPKLVKDVKLAIEELGMITVLWEEQWLSTLQDLHSDVLRRINILKDEAARVAANSTLSSAEKNKINAAKYSAVMAPIVVALERRLASTSRETKTPHEVWFHKEYNAKLKSAVTTLKTPPGSPAALGEIWQPFDSIAASLATHQRKSCVMLSEIAPQLAVLSTSDIPMPGFEKKILGSSESFSVNHDIVTVSSFCKEVTILSTKTRPKKLILQGSDGQRYTYLLKGREDLRLDSRIMQLLEAINSLLYSSSNTRSRNIALRFYSVTPVSGRAGLIQWVENVSSIYNVYKSWQKRSQLAQAQAEAQLSSVSTGNIHNPVAPVPRPSDMFYGKIIPALKEKGIKRVVSRRDWPLDVKRKVLLELMNETPKQILWQEMWCASEGFRNFNSKVNRFSSSVAAMSIVGHMLGLGDRHLDNILMDFSNGDVVHIDYNICFDKGKRLKIPEIVPFRLTQTIESALGLTGVEGVFRVTCEEVMDVLLKNKDIILMLLEVFVWDPLIEWTRGNIQDEAGIAGEEKKGMELAVSLSLFSSRIQEIRVPLQEHKDLFLTNLPATVSSLKKFLDILDQYEAASAIFYHAEKERSSVLQHEMSAKSVLADATSVAEKSRTSFEIHAHELAEAKAAAVDEANKLAIWVEKHALVLDAIRENSVACVESCMQLNCKDEALSLISAVLESGVPLTVVPEPTRAQCSELDREVSQLLSELQGGLSSALDSLGEYSLVLKQVLPVNYITTSPITGWAQVLQLSVRSTSQDMLSLAKRQAAEVIAKVQGEGINLVQQRYRDLLNQMESYVSCVERLVRECSELMNSIGLNNEVQSKERILSAFMNSVQFPSQKKDGDNTHLSHSGNPQQGEIKTPTKGDVQETTGKVLSILGIAVGQLYSDIRAKVSELSTKAIGKAKFRTDDSGLQAVAGMSLQVFEQHIEKCALISGVVDEVHEVIGKTLAETSATYAKPSPRHWASTFQAALHSSINLIEQITETFLPEFIRSVVPHKSEVKEIIRSISEVRGSVDNALRKLIEVELERASLTELEQNYSVKVGRITEQQIALEEAAARGREHLSWEEAEELASQEEICRAQLEQLHETWSQKDMRISSLMKVEDSVMNSLLSSKQYVSSLVDHDQESEFHFRQIKALLSILTKPFADLESLDRMLSSSGMFPHPISNVKDALSLGSSLSDMVWPLAGILKDHAFFVWELNLLDSVLDLCMHEISSSLDHSISANQLYMTLKKKLASHVEKQVFRYVTERIAPALILKLDEQICVLLQLSQGIRESDQTKRDSAAVGRVALMLEEYCNAHETARAARTAVSLMKRQLNELTEALRKIILEIVQVEWLHDISSPHAQKAKVLSQNILSDDKFISLILNLSRSNLLDKIQSSVSLVTRSIEFLQACESISISAEGQLERAMGWACAGPNTSSAGGSTAKGSGIPPEFHGHILKRRRLLRVVQKEASDLVQLCTSVLEFEASRDGLYFGPEDKASEQSTDKGRAWQQTFLNLLARLDASYHSFTCAEQEWKLGQLSLEAAGKALFSANNQVSAGSVKANSALANLQDALVVMYEHACEASALLSGFKHVSQDRTALTSECGSLLEEVLAIADGLHDVYTLGKEAAAVHSSLMTNLSKANTILFPLEACLCADVTVMSEAISKEREKNNASMPLIHGKALHQSYNIKVREACKTMEPLVGPLTENAKELHSMVMKLGHISSLHAGNLHKALEVPGERESVRSQDMLSTHPDLLQSDPSTEKDRASPGGTDCGSSDLEMNTDVSLQDGCWISPPEHSYTSSSGCTTGLTQISSYDNLEKIDALMDDGAEIEGPGATDQETKDSSNNQEVETDLVEGRIESADNSAAAFKQVRGQECDNSDPKSYSDSTTRVSRGKNPFALSILKQVEHKLHGQDIDGTRSLNISEQVDYLLKQATSIDNLCNMYEGWTPWI, from the exons ATGCAAAACCCTCGCCCCTCATACGCGCACCACCAGCTCCAGCAGCACCTCTCCTCCCTCctttccgccgccgccggcgatccCCCGCACACCTCCGACGACGCCTCCCGcaccaccgccctctccaacctCCGTCTCTCCTTCCTCCACCCTCCCAACCGCCCCCTGTTACCTGCCCTCGCTCCCTTCCTCGCCCCGCCCCTCTCGGTCCTCCTCGCCGACGATGC GTCCTACGCCGTGCGGCGCGCGGCGGTTTCGGCGTACGCGGCGCTCTGCGCGGTGCTGTGCTCGCACGAAGCGCCTGGGGGCCTGCCGGATGGGTTCGTCGCCTGGGCGCTGCCGCTCCTGGGGGACCCCTCCTCAGCTGCTCTCGTCGCCGAGGGGCTCCGGGAGCTCCTGGCCACTGGGGACGTGGCCCCGGTCGAGAGGTTCGTGCCGCCTCTTCTTGCCGCCTGCCGTGACGTGCTAGAGGATGAGAGGACGTCCCTTGCCGTGCTCCGGTGTCTGCTCAGCCTGCTTATGCTGGTTGCCGCCAAGTTCCCCCACTGCTTCCGTCCACAGTTTGTTGATATCATGGACCTGCTTCTTGGGTGGGCGTTTGTGCCAGACCTAGCTGATGCCGATCGCAGCATGATCATTGATAGTTTTCCGCAGTTTCAGTGGCATTGGCTTGGGAATTTgcagttctcacttggattgcTGCCCAAGTTCTTGACCGATATGGAGGTGCTTGTGCATGATCCCAACCTTGCAGCCAGCCATAATTCTGGGAGGCTTCGTCCGCCGTTTGCTTGCTTCTCTACTTTACTGCAGATTATGGCTTCTGGTGTGGCTGAGCGAAATAACCTAAGGGAACTTGTAGCTGGGCCTCTGGAAGGTTTAGCTCCTCAGCTTTTAAGGTGTGCATCAGTAATAGCCTCTAACCTTGGCTGGTCTGAGAGAATGGAAGAAGCATCCAAATGCTTGGTCTTGCTTGCAGAGATTCTGCAGGAAAAGTTTGCTGAATTTTATGTCCATTTTGTGGATGTGTTGGCCCAGAGCTTGGAAGTTGCCTCCTCAGCACAGTTGGTGGCAGCACTTAAGACTAACCTGCAAGTTCTATCACTGCAAAATTTGGGGCTCCGTGCAGCTTCTGTTGGAGCTTTGCTTGACTTCAGTTCAATTTTATCCAAGTTACGTCTTCATCCAAACCACACCGTGGTTGCAAACTCAGCAGCTACTTACCTTTTTTGCTTACAGCATGGATTGGAAGATGTAGTTGATCAAGCAATTGCATCATTAATGAATGAGTTGGAGCTGATAAAATCTCTGCTTGAGGAAGGACATGTAAGTTATCCTGATATCCATAGTCTCTCCTTAGAATCTAACAGTGAAAGGAAAAACAAGTCAAACTCAGGTGCACATTGTTGGGCACAGTATTCAGAGGATCAGTTGCTTTCCCTAATGAAATTTGATCTCAAGATTCTTCTGGTGACGATTGCACTAGATACAAAAAAGAGAAATGAGAGAACAACTAACTTGATATCATTCATCTCAGAGAAGCTTGACCCATTCAGTGCCCCTTTCCATAATTTCCTTGAGATGCAGTTTCAGATTTTCTCTACACTACACAAACTGAGCAACATGGAACTctcaagcaatatgccagcatcTGAACCATCTGAAAGAGGCTCTGGAGGTTGTGAAACACAGCCGGTTGTGGCAGAAAAGAAGATTTCTTGTGAATGTAAAAAGAAGTTTGTGCATAAATATGGCAAATACATAGTTCAGGGCCTTAATGCATCATCATCCTTGACACTGAAATTAGAGGCTCTAGATTGGATAGgttcatttgaaaaattgatCCATGGATTGGAGAAGGATGTGGATAAGCTCAGTTTCTCTTATGATGTCATCTGGGATGCTACCCTTTCGAATGGTATCCTTTTTGCTGTATTGGATTGTGCATATGATAGGGAGCCTAAAGTAAGGTGCCATGTTGCAATAACCTTGGAGTTACTATTTCTGGGAAGGCTCATCAATCCCATGAATTTCTATGTTGTCACTCAGGTTCTGCTAGACAAGCTTAGTGATCCAGATAGTAATGTAAAGGATGCATTCTTAAGGCTATTTTCAGTCACCTTACCTATCACAACATATGCATTTGGCTTGTTTGCAGACAAGTGTAATTATCTTAATTCCTCAGATGTTGGTAACATGTCCAACCATTGCATGAACTGGAGGAATGTGCTTGCTGTGAAGCAACAGCCTAGGAAACTCCACTGGCAGCAGCTTGTTTCTGTTTTGAGTTACCTTTCTCTCAGATTGAAGTTACCTCTTTCGTCTTGGGTGCAACGGCTGGTCTTTAGTTACCGTGGGAAGAAAGATATGCTTTCTGGTCAAactgatatgtttggagatgctGATGGGAACGAACTCCTCAAAGGTCCTGGTGTTGACAGAAATACTATTGATAGAATGTACTCAGTAAATAATCATGCTGCTGTTTGGTGGGGAATCCATGAAGCTGCCCGGCACTGCATTAACCTTCGGCTTCGAACTCATCTAGGTGGTCCCACTCAGACATTTGCAGCTCTAGAACGCATGCTTTTGGATGTAACAAATGTATTGACGCTGGAAGCTAAGGAAGGTGAAGGAAGGTATATAGGGCCAGCTGACATTTGTTTATTGCCAATGCGTCTTCTATTGGATTTTGTTGAGGCATTGAAAAAATATGCTTACAATGCATATGAAGGTTCCTTTGTTCTATCACCCCCACCAAAAGCAAGTTCTGTGTttttccatgcaaacaaacGAGTTTGTGAAGAGTGGTTTTCACGAATTTGTGATCCAATGTTGAATGCAGGATTAGCTATGCATTGTAGTGATGCAGTCATTCACTACTGTTCACTCCGGTTGGTAGATCTTAGAAACCTGGCTGCATCATCCCTCAGAGGCAACAGTCACACTGGAGGGGCTATTGAAAGTCATCATGCCTTTAGAGAGAGGTTAGAAGCAGATGTTCTGAAGGTCCTCCGGCATGCTTCCCTGGCACTCTGTAGATGTCATGAAACAGATGCCTTAGTTGGACTTCAGAAGTGGGCTGCATCAACATTCTACTCTTATTTTGAGCAAGATAATCAACTAGTTCGGGGCGTATCTGATCGCGACAATCACTTCTCCTGGATATCAGGACTGATCTATCAATCCCAGGGGCAGTATGAAAAGGCCGCTGCACATTATTCACATCTACTGCAGTCGGAGGAAGCCCTTGCCTCCATGAAATCTGATGGCATTCAGTACATCATAGAGCGTGTTATTGAGTGCTACACATCCCTTTCAGATTGGAAATGCTTAGAAAGTTGGCTTGCTGAGTTACAAGTGCTCCGTTCTGTACATGCAGGCAAACCTTATTCAGGTGCTCTAACAAGTGCTGGCAATGAACTTAATGCTATTCATGCAATGGCATGCTTTGATGAGGGGGACTTCCATTCAGCTTGGGGTTATCTTGACCTGACTCCGAAAAGCAGCAGTGAGCTCACCCTTGATCCCAAGGTCGCACTTGAGAGAAGTGAACTTATGCTTTTGCGTGGAATGCTGCAATCTAATAGCAAGTCAGAGGGCGTAAAAGAGGAGCTTGATAAGGCTAAATTGATGTTGAATGAAGCACTCTCTGTTGTCCCACTCAATGGATTGCCTGAAGCTGCTGCTTGCGCTGGCCAGCTTCATTGCATATTTGCATTCGAAGAAGCCTCAGGGTTGACCTGCGGAAATGGACCTAATCAATTGCAATCAATAATGGATTCTTTATTGAAAGCACTGCATGATCCTGTCGATGAAATGCATCAAGATTGCAGCATGTGGCTAAAGGTCTTCAAAGTGTACCGTCATACACAGCCATCTTCTTTATCCACTCTTCTTCTCTGTCAGAAGCTTGCAAGTCTTTCTAGAAAGCAGAGCAACTTTATGTTGGCTGCTCGTTTAAACCAGTACCTCATAGATCATCCTTTGAAGTCGTCTGAGGAGATGGACAAGGAAATACTTGAATTGAACATTAAATATGAAGGCGCCTTGCTGAAGCATGAAAAGGGAAATAATGAAGAGGCTTTATCTGATCTGTGGTCACTGGTCCGCGCTAGCATTCTGTCTACAGTTAGTTGTTCATCTGGCATTGGCACTTCACATTCACTAGTTGCTAGGGCTTGTTTGAAACTCTCAACCTGGATGGAGCAAGAGAACTCAACTCCTACTTTGAATTCAATCATTTCAAAGGTAATAAAAGATTTCAGCGATTCTGATTGCTTTCAAGAGAAACTTCTATCTGGTGATAGTGTGTCTGTTTCGACTTTGGATTATCATGCACTTGCTCAAGAAATCATAGGCACTGCTCGGAAGATATCCTGGCAACTTTGCCCTAGCATGGGTAAGGCTTGGCTTGCTTATGCATCCTGGTGCTTTGCTCATGCCAGTTATTCTCTGTCTGGAACCGATTCAAACTTGCAGAATTCACTGTCCCCTGTTCTTCAGTATGAACTCTCCCCGGATAGATATCAGTTGACAGATGACGAGAAATCTAAGGTGGGGGAAATAATCAGAAGTATCTGTGCTGATAAACATGCAAATCATGTGGGTTGTGAATACCCAGTGACACCAGGGTGTTGCAATTCTGCACCAGAATACCCCATATCTTTACTTACTGAACAGGCAATTAGTTTGATAGAAACTGCAGCTGGAGCACCAGGCTTTGAGGCCCGTGAAGGTGATGATCCCTCTGCAGTTCTAGCATCAGAGCTAGTGGTTCTTTGTAAATGTGATTCCGGAAAGGACACTGCACCTTTGATTGGCATGCTTACTGAAATATGGCGGTCTTTAAGGAAAAGGAGGGTATCACTCTTCGGGCATGCAGCACATGCTTATTTTCAGTACCTTTCTCATTCATCAACTGAGCTTCAATCTTCATATCACCATGATGCTTTAAAAGGGAAAAGAAGAAGCTATACTATGCGTGCGATGCTGTATCTCCTTCACGTAATGTTGAACTATGGGGTGGAACTGAAGGAAACACTTGAAAGTGGGCTTTCAACAGTTCCTTTATTGCCATGGCAG GAGATTATACCTCAACTTTTTGCACGCTTGAGTTCCCACCCAGAGAAGATAGTAAGGGAACTTTTAGAGAGCATATTGCTGAAGCTAGGAAAGCTGTCTCCTTGTTCTATTGTATATCCTACATTGGTTGATATCAGTGCTTGTGAAGGAGAACCCTCTGAGGAGCTTCAGCGCATATCAGACTTTCTG GTTAAGCTATACCCCAAATTAGTTAAAGATGTTAAGCTTGCAATTGAGGAGCTAGGTATGATTACTGTTCTTTGGGAGGAACAATGGCTCAGCACATTACAAGATCTCCATTCAG ATGTTTTGAGAAGAATCAATATACTTAAAGACGAAGCTGCAAGGGTTGCTGCAAATTCTACACTGAGTTCAGCAGAAAAGAACAAGATCAATGCTGCAAAATATTCTGCTGTTATGGCTCCAATAGTTGTAGCCTTGGAACGCCGTTTGGCATCTACATCTCGTGAAACAAAAACACCCCACGAAGTGTGGTTCCATAAAGAATACAATGCTAAACTGAAGTCTGCAGTCACAACCCTTAAGACACCCCCTGGATCTCCAGCAGCATTAGGAGAGATTTGGCAACCTTTTGATTCAATTGCTGCTTCTTTAGCCACGCATCAAAGAAAGTCATGCGTAATGTTAAGTGAAATTGCTCCGCAGCTAGCTGTTTTGTCAACCTCTGACATTCCAATGCCTGGTTTTGAGAAGAAGATACTTGGTTCCTCAGAATCCTTTTCTGTAAACCATGACATTGTAACTGTATCTTCCTTCTGCAAAGAGGTGACAATACTTTCAACAAAGACAAGGCCTAAGAAGCTCATCTTGCAAGGATCAGATGGTCAGAGGTACACGTACCTTCTCAAGGGCCGGGAAGATTTACGCCTTGATTCACGGATAATGCAGTTATTGGAGGCAATAAATAGCTTGTTGTATTCGTCTTCCAACACTCGAAGTCGAAATATCGCATTACGGTTCTATTCCGTTACACCAGTTAGTGGACGAGCTGGACTGATCCAGTGGGTGGAAAATGTAAGCAGCATATACAATGTGTACAAATCATGGCAAAAGCGCTCACAGTTGGCACAGGCACAGGCAGAGGCACAGTTATCTTCAGTTAGCACTGGTAACATTCACAACCCTGTTGCACCTGTTCCCCGTCCAAGTGACATGTTCTATGGGAAGATTATACCAGCACTGAAAGAAAAAGGGATCAAAAGGGTAGTCTCACGAAGAGATTGGCCACTAGACGTTAAAAGAAAAGTTCTATTGGAGCTTATGAATGAGACTCCGAAACAGATTCTGTGGCAAGAAATGTGGTGTGCAAGCGAAGGGTTCAGAAACTTTAACTCCAAAGTAAATAG ATTCTCCAGCAGCGTAGCAGCCATGAGCATAGTTGGCCATATGCTGGGTCTTGGAGATAGACATTTGGACAACATTCTTATGGATTTCAGCAATGGGGATGTAGTTCATATTGATTACAACATATGCTTTGATAAAGGGAAGAGGTTGAAGATTCCAGAAATTGTTCCATTCCGTCTCACTCAAACTATTGAATCAGCTTTAGGATTGACTGGCGTGGAAGGTGTTTTTAGAGTTACTTGTGAGGAAGTTATGGATGTCctcttgaagaacaaagatatcaTCTTGATGTTGTTGGAAGTATTTGTTTGGGATCCATTGATTGAGTGGACACGTGGAAATATCCAAGATGAAGCAGGAATTGCCGGTGAAGAGAAGAAAGGAATGGAATTAGCAGTTAGTTTGAGCTTGTTCTCTTCTAGAATTCAAGAAATCCGTGTTCCTTTGCAG GAGCACAAGGATCTTTTCTTAACTAATTTGCCAGCTACAGTATCTTCTCTAAAG AAATTCTTGGATATTTTAGATCAGTATGAAGCTGCATCGGCTATATTTTATCATGCTGAGAAAGAGAGATCAAGTGTTTTGCAGCATGAAATGTCGGCTAAGTCAGTCCTAGCTGATGCTACATCAGTTGCTGAGAAATCTCGCACTTCATTTGAAATTCATGCTCATGAGTTAGCAGAAGCAAAAGCTGCGGCAGTTGATGAAGCTAACAAGCTTGCAATATGGGTGGAAAAACATGCACTGGTTCTTGATGCTATACGGGAGAACTCTGTTGCATGCGTTGAGTCATGCATGCAGTTGAATTGTAAGGACGAGGCATTGAGCCTTATTTCAGCCGTCCTAGAATCAGGAGTCCCACTTACAGTTGTACCAGAACCAACAAGAGCACAGTGCTCGGAATTGGATAGGGAGGTTTCTCAATTATTATCTGAGTTACAGGGTGGACTTTCCTCTGCTTTAGACTCACTTGGTGAATATTCTTTAGTCTTGAAGCAAGTTCTTCCAGTTAACTACATCACAACCAGTCCGATCACTGGTTGGGCGCAAGTCTTGCAGCTCTCTGTAAGAAGTACATCACAAGATATGCTTTCCCTTGCCAAAAGGCAGGCTGCAGAAGTCATTGCTAAGGTTCAAGGTGAAGGCATTAATCTAGTGCAACAAAGATATCGGGATCTCTTAAATCAAATGGAAAGTTATGTTTCATGTGTGGAAAGACTTGTGAGGGAGTGTTCTGAACTGATGAATTCTATTGGGTTGAATAATGAAGTGCAATCCAAAGAGCGGATACTTTCTGCATTCATGAACTCTGTTCAATTTCCTTCACAAAAGAAGGATGGCGATAATACTCATTTGTCGCATTCAGGAAATCCTCAGCAGGGTGAGATCAAAACTCCCACCAAGGGTGATGTACAAGAGACAACAGGTAAGGTGCTCTCTATTCTTGGGATTGCTGTGGGTCAGTTATATAGTGATATTAGAGCCAAAGTATCTGAGCTCTCAACTAAAGCTATTGGAAAAGCTAAATTTAGGACAGATGATTCTGGTCTTCAAGCTGTTGCTGGAATGAGCTTGCAAGTTTTCGAACAACACATAGAAAAATGTGCATTAATCTCTGGAGTTGTTGATGAAGTGCATGAAGTTATTGGGAAAACCTTAGCTGAAACAAGTGCTACTTATGCAAAGCCCAGTCCTAGGCACTGGGCTTCTACTTTTCAGGCCGCTTTGCACTCAAGTATCAACTTGATTGAACAAATCACTGAAACTTTTCTTCCAGAATTTATCAGATCAGTTGTTCCACATAAATCAGAGGTAAAGGAAATCATCAGGTCAATTTCTGAGGTACGTGGTTCTGTTGATAATGCTCTAAGGAAGCTGATTGAGGTAGAACTTGAGAGAGCATCTCTTACTGAATTGGAACAGAATTACTCTGTGAAAGTTGGCAGAATTACTGAGCAGCAAATAGCTCTTGAAGAAGCTGCTGCAAGAGGTAGAGAACATCTATCATGGGAAGAAgcagaggagcttgcttcacaGGAGGAAATCTGTAGGGCACAATTGGAACAACTACATGAAACATGGAGCCAGAAAGATATGCGTATTTCGTCACTTATGAAAGTAGAAGACAGTGTCATGAATTCATTGCTTTCTTCTAAACAGTACGTTTCATCTTTGGTGGATCATGACCAGGAAAGTGAGTTTCATTTTAGACAAATTAAGGCCCTCCTTTCAATCTTGACAAAGCCCTTTGCTGACTTGGAATCACTTGACCGTATGCTATCATCATCTGGCATGTTCCCTCATCCCATTTCCAATGTTAAAGATGCTTTGTCTTTGGGTTCTTCATTGTCTGACATGGTGTGGCCTTTAGCTGGCATATTGAAGGATCATGCTTTTTTCGTTTGGGAACTCAATCTTCTTGATTCAGTTCTTGATTTATGCATGCATGAAATTTCATCTTCTCTTGATCATAGTATTAGTGCTAATCAACTTTACATGACTCTTAAAAAGAAGCTTGCAAGCCATGTGGAAAAACAAGTTTTCCGGTATGTCACAGAAAGGATTGCTCCTGCACTCATCCTAAAGTTGGATGAACAAATTTGTGTTTTACTGCAGCTGAGTCAAGGAATAAGAGAATCAGATCAGACTAAAAGAGATTCTGCTGCCGTTGGAAGGGTTGCATTAATGCTTGAGGAGTATTGTAATGCTCATGAAACAGCTAGAGCTGCCCGTACTGCAGTTTCGTTAATGAAAAGGCAATTAAATGAACTCACTGAGGCCCTGCGCAAAATCATTTTGGAAATAGTTCAGGTTGAATGGCTACATGAtatttcatcgccacatgcacaGAAGGCAAAGGTTTTGTCACAAAATATTCTTAGTGATGATAAGTTCATCTCTTTGATTTTAAATTTGAGCAGAAGCAACTTGTTAGATAAGATCCAATCTTCTGTCTCATTAGTAACAAGGTCAATTGAATTCCTGCAAGCTTGTGAAAGCATTTCTATTTCGGCTGAAGGACAACTTGAGAGAGCAATGGGATGGGCCTGTGCTGGACCAAATACTTCCAGTGCAGGTGGCTCAACGGCAAAGGGTTCAGGAATTCCCCCTGAATTTCATGGTCATATATTAAAAAGAAGGAGATTGCTTCGAGTGGTTCAAAAAGAGGCATCTGATCTTGTTCAACTTTGCACCTCTGTTTTAGAGTTTGAAGCATCCAGAGATGGACTTTACTTCGGTCCTGAGGATAAAGCTTCTGAACAATCTACAGACAAAGGCAGGGCCTGGCAGCAAACTTTCTTGAATCTCCTGGCACGTCTAGATGCATCATATCATTCTTTTACAT GTGCAGAACAAGAATGGAAACTTGGTCAACTCAGCCTGGAAGCTGCTGGAAAAGCCTTGTTTTCAGCAAACAACCAGGTTTCAGCAGGCTCTGTGAAAGCAAATTCTGCTTTAG CTAATCTGCAGGATGCTCTTGTTGTTATGTATGAACATGCTTGTGAAGCAAGTGCATTGCTATCTGGATTCAAACATGTATCACAGGACCGCACTGCTTTGACTTCTGAATGTGGTTCCTTGCTCGAGGAG GTTTTAGCTATAGCAGATGGGTTGCATGATGTGTACACTCTGGGGAAGGAAGCTGCTGCAGTGCACAGTTCCCTTATGACCAACCTTTCCAAG GCAAATACAATTTTATTTCCACTTGAAGCCTGTCTATGTGCTGATGTAACTGTTATGTCTGAAGCGATTTCAAAGGAAAGAGAGAAGAATAATGCTAGTATGCCTCTTATTCATGGAAAGGCATTACACCAATCTTATAACATTAAAGTTAGGGAAGCTTGCAAAACTATGGAACCTCTGGTGGGTCCACTCACTGAGAATGCGAAGGAACTGCATTCCATGGTAATGAAGCTTGGACACATCTCAAGTCTTCATGCTGGGAATCTTCACAAG GCTCTAGAAGTTCCAGGAGAAAGGGAATCTGTGAGATCCCAGGATATGCTCTCAACACATCCTGATCTTTTGCAAAGTGATCCATCAACTGAGAAGGATAGAGCATCTCCAGGTGGCACAGATTGTGGTTCTTCAGATTTAGAAATGAATACCGACGTTTCTTTGCAAGATGGATGTTGGATTTCACCTCCAGAGCACTCATATACTAGCAGTTCTGGATGTACTACAGGATTGACCCAGATTAGTTCTTATGACAACTTAGAGAAAATAGATGCTCTTATGGATGATGGGGCTGAAATAGAAGGTCCTGGTGCTACTGACCAGGAAACAAAAGACAGTAGCAACAATCAGGAAGTTGAAACCGATTTGGTGGAGGGAAGGATTGAAAGTGCAGATAACAGTGCAGCAGCCTTCAAACAAGTTAGAGGACAAGAATGTGACAACAGCGATCCTAAATCCTATAGTGACTCGACTACTCGAGTGAGCAGAG GTAAAAATCCTTTTGCTCTGTCCATCCTGAAGCAAGTGGAGCATAAGTTACATGGACAGGATATAGATGGTACCAG GTCCTTGAATATTTCTGAGCAAGTTGATTATCTTCTTAAACAAGCAACAAGCATCGACAACTTATGCAATATGTACGAGGGATGGACACCTTGGATATGA